The Cyclopterus lumpus isolate fCycLum1 chromosome 6, fCycLum1.pri, whole genome shotgun sequence genome contains a region encoding:
- the mical3a gene encoding protein-methionine sulfoxide oxidase mical3a isoform X9 gives MGDGGAGAAGGDGVNKSHVLFDKFVQGTTCKGTLKAFQELCDHLEVKPCEYRVFYHKLKSKLNYWKAKALWAKLDKRACQKEYKKGRVCANSKCLIIGAGPCGLRTAIELGFLGAKVVLLEKRDAFSRNNVLHLWPFTIQDLRGLGAKKFYGKFCAGAIDHISIRQLQLILLKVALLLGIEIHVNVEFKGLIEPPEDQETERIGWRAEVHPRTHPVNELEFDVIVGADGRRNTLPGFRRKEFRGKLAIAITANFINRNTSAEAKVEEISGVAFIFNQKFFQDLREATGVDLENIVYYKDDTHYFVMTAKKQSLLEKGVILHDYADTELLLSRANVDQAALLSYACEAADFSTNHQLPTLDFAINHYGQPDVAMFDFTCMYASENAAMLRQRNGHNLLVALVGDSLLEPFWPMGTGIARGFLAAMDSGWMVRSWAQGKTPLEVLAERESIYRLLPQTTPENISKNFSHYSVDPTTRYPNISLNFLKPSQVRHLCDTGESREMRIEIENVINSSTPKLARNESIARSSKLLNWCQRQTEGYRNVSVTDLTMSWKSGLALCALIDRYRPDLIDFDSLDERDQEKNNQLGFDVAEREFGISPCMTGKEMSSVIEPDKLSMVMYLSQFYEMFKDTVPPGDNHNLSPEEKAALISSTKSPISFLSKLGQSIAISRKRNPKDKKEKDVDGLGKRRKTSQSEDEEVSRTGRDDRPSAPAVLSERKMDSCTVGNHNKVKVMATQLLAKFEENAPQTTGLKRQGESLPNLDRLFPLTSPQTPVNEPVRLAPVPAWRKARGVADQLSSSGSRSCPKKTILLPSSSSTSSLSLHSEHLPKSPEEEELEYYEMPLKYGEWKLPHLTRPIHIPGIQERADRLISRFKGKADKPPKLKKKPSRFFLERWHLSRDPTASPGSPLSSPDFSRQEPARPLLSDDEMPLYVLSIQERAELLASQFEGKPAGPQPKKKTSRFFTEQWHLAQARSTPGSTPGSPPSTSDTLRQRYVRMYTGGISSLAEQIANQLQSQRDPKPLPEKRDLGSLRKEFPANIGGSDVCFFCRKRVYVMERLSAEGKFFHRSCFKCEYCSTTLRLSSYAFDVEDGKFYCKPHFCYRLSGYAQRKRPAPSPTQIIAKENQAPQTPTTTEDAPGRSMAAAAAPLAELQPSAPVANGLQEPSLAKRLRGTPERIELENYRLSMQREEELEEVPEETLAEHNLSSVLDKATDADLGSSSSESDMEEEDEQEDQDPEEVEQQPLSPSDLGGVPWREAVELHSKLRGDEDEDEDEALADAVSRDREVDEDDEEYEEEDEDEDDDESSDEGDYCPWDRELQSGLWLEKHLTDEDDVGTFKARNLQIQQVLQPVDPQAIPGLVRTRPDSEADKEGQLASASLLSQPSELTQPSSAAPAHTSARHEAVRVWLESMSGEPCEDGDLEAEADSPDIEPGTEMDQDDIPSDAEAEARLQQSERAAVLPEEDRKLESVKTASSIEPSGVGPIQKEDVVLSQLKPSPEPQPQITPVKSPGTRFFPEPFTPEERKTEGSTPSPSPAARSPLCPSPAPVHDPSSGPSPTLAAAASPVNVPASSPISSVIKSPINSPVIESPVRSSVKSPAGSPIRSQPTPLPEACTPKSPVYPPRSICPLTGNPLSPICAQPLPCQEPSSPLTSDSPVRNQPVPGVTSTPMTNTDMGTPEPSTCIDSSTEETPSKKTDIIEEFWLKSAEIRKSLGLTPLDRSSKILEKSVVTAPSQDSTPVKPQSPDVPEEQKPAFTGRAVIRRLNITLEGQVITPLAPVEPKSNGSDRRDLSSSSGLGLNGSTATSQTVNSDGYNTSDSIMLTPPSSPPPPVPANQSPAVLRQPRHQVSWSNGTDQPPSERAKEPAKTKSPVPAPRTQLSPVSAPKPAPRKLSSPQADPEPEPAPVVVMREKKKPRPQEVRKSFVETVEEIPFADDVEESYDERTPETSMNRYYTPPTSKPSRERPPLHLALAMENGKPNIPVHQALKNQRATQFSPEAKEIAEERMKAREKSVKSQLLKDAMAKQLHKMKESDIDKGALPKVAWSVTQDVAAKSKKSAVSPNTSAVKALESKKAETLPERFFSSNKSLDSSVASSDGSSASKSKKRSSLFSPRKNKKEKKAKNDSSRLSGTDETPPKHKSLWKAVFSGYKKDKKKKEDKSCPSTPSSSSTTQGSGKKKSSPLGKSSDLKSRRNLSFSEDSDLSCDDVLERSSQKSKADSVYVPHALAFKRSYATKKTYTEEELNAKLTRKVQKAARRQAKQEELKRLHRAQIIQRQLEQVEEKQRQLEERGVAVEKALRGEADYWGDSNYSEILDLHLGGMGKKDDPKLMQEWFKLVQEKNALVRYESELMIFARELELEDRQSRLQQELRERMAVEDNLKTEKELGQEKQILNEMLEVVEQRDALVALLDEQRLREKEEDKDLEGVMLSKGFNLNWV, from the exons ATGGGGGATGGAGGCGCCggtgcagctggaggagacgggGTGAACAAGTCCCATGTTCTGTTCGACAAGTTCGTCCAGGGCACCACGTGTAAAGGCACGCTCAAGGCCTTCCAGGAGCTGTGCGACCACCTCGAGGTCAAGCCCTGCGAGTACAGGGTCTTCTATCACAAGCTCAAGTCCAAACTCAACTACTGGAAGGCCAAGGCGCTCTGGGCAAAGTTGGACAAGCGGGCCTGCCAGAAGGAGTACAAGAAGGGCCGTGTCTGTGCCAACTCAAAG TGTCTGATCATTGGTGCGGGGCCATGCGGCTTACGTACAGCTATCGAGCTGGGTTTCCTTGGGGCCAAAGTGGTGCTGCTGGAGAAGAGAGACGCCTTCTCTCGGAACAATGTGCTGCACCTCTGGCCCTTCACCATCCAGGACCTCAGGGGCCTCGGGGCCAAGAAGTTCTACGGAAAGTTCTGCGCTGGTGCTATCGATCATATCA GTATTCGTCAGCTACAGTTGATTCTGCTCAAAGTGGCTCTCCTGCTGGGCATCGAGATCCATGTCAACGTTGAGTTCAAGGGTCTTATTGAGCCCCCAGAAGATCAAGAGACTGAAA gGATAGGCTGGAGGGCTGAGGTCCACCCCAGGACACACCCTGTCAACGAGCTGGAGTTTGATGTCATCGTCGGGGCAGATGGAAGGAGAAACACGCTACCAG GGTTTCGGCGTAAGGAGTTCAGAGGAAAGCTTGCCATCGCCATCACCGCTAACTTCATCAACAGGAACACGTCGGCGGAGGCAAAGGTTGAGGAGATCAGCGGGGTCGCCTTCATCTTCAACCAGAAGTTCTTTCAAGACCTCAGAGAAGCGACAG GTGTTGACCTGGAAAACATCGTCTACTACAAGGACGACACACACTACTTTGTGATGACTGCCAAAAAGCAGAGCCTGTTGGAGAAAGGAGTCATTCTGCAT GACTATGCCgacacagagctgctgctgtccaGGGCCAACGTGGACCAGGCCGCCCTGCTGTCTTATGCCTGCGAGGCTGCGGATTTCTCCACCAACCACCAGCTGCCCACGCTGGACTTCGCCATCAACCACTACGGCCAGCCCGACGTAGCCATGTTCGACTTCACTTGCATGTACGCCTCGGAGAACGCCGCCATGTTGCGCCAACGCAACGGCCACAATCTGCTGGTGGCGCTCGTGGGCGACAGCCTGttggag CCCTTCTGGCCCATGGGCACTGGCATCGCCCGAGGTTTCCTGGCAGCCATGGACTCGGGCTGGATGGTGAGGAGCTGGGCTCAGGGCAAAACCCCTCTTGAGGTTCTAGCTGAGAG GGAGAGTATATACCGCCTACTGCCCCAAACCACGCCAGAAAACATCAGTAAGAACTTCAGTCATTACAGCGTGGACCCCACCACGCGCTACCCCAACATCAGCCTTAACTTCCTCAAGCCTAGCCAG gtgagGCACCTTTGCGACACAGGGGAGTCCAGGGAAATGCGCATTGAAATTGAGAATGTGATCAACTCGTCGACACCAAAGTTGGCCAGGAATG AATCCATAGCTCGATCCAGTAAGCTGCTGAACTGGTGCCAGAGACAAACGGAGGGTTACAGGAATGTTAGTGTGACCGACCTGACGATGTCTTGGAAGAGCGGTCTGGCCCTGTGCGCCCTCATTGACCGATACCGACCGGACCTCAT TGACTTTGATTCCCTGGATGAGCGAGACCAGGAGAAGAACAACCAGTTGGGTTTCGACGTAGCCGAGAGGGAATTTGGCATCTCGCCCTGCATGACGGGCAAGGAGATGTCTTCTGTGATAGAGCCAGACAAGCTCTCCATGGTCATGTACCTCAGCCAGTTCTATGAGATGTTTAAGGACACAGTGCCACCCGGAG ATAACCACAATTTGAGTCCTGAGGAGAAGGCGGCACTGATATCCAGCACCAAGTCCCCCatctccttcctcagcaaactTGGTCAGAGCATAGCAATATCCAGGAAACGAAATCCAAAG GACAAAAAGGAGAAGGATGTGGACGGCTtggggaagagaaggaaaaccAGCCAGTCTGAAGAT GAGGAGGTATCCAGAACCGGCCGCGACGACAGGCCGTCGGCCCCAGCTGTCCTATCGGAGAGAAAAATGGACTCCTGCACTGTGGGGAACCacaacaaagtcaaagtcatGGCCACCCAGCTGCTTGCCAAGTTTGAGGAGAACGCTCCACAGACTACGGGACTCAAACGACAG GGGGAATCTCTGCCCAATCTGGATCGCCTTTTTCCCCTTACCTCGCCCCAAACCCCTGTGAATGAGCCAGTGCGCCTGGCACCTGTCCCAGCATGGAGAAAG GCCAGAGGTGTTGCCGACCAACTGTCCAGCTCGGGCTCTCGGAGCTGCCCAAAGAAAACCATTCTgctcccttcttcttcctccacttcctcgctctctcttcaCTCAGAG CATTTGCCTAAAAGtccggaggaagaggagcttgaATACTACGAGATGCCTCTGAAATACGGG GAGTGGAAGCTGCCCCACCTGACGAGACCCATTCACATACCTGGCATACAAGAGAGGGCGGACCGCCTAATCTCCAGGTTTAAGGGCAAAGCTGACAAGCCACCGAAG CTGAAGAAAAAGCCATCCCGTTTCTTTTTAGAGCGGTGGCACTTGTCCCGGGACCCGACTGCGAGTCCTGGTTCCCCACTATCCTCTCCTGACTTTTCTAGACAG GAGCCGGCAAGGCCTCTGCTCTCCGATGATGAAATGCCCTTATATGTGCTTAGTATTCAGGAGAGGGCTGAGCTACTTGCCTCTCAGTTTGAGGGCAAGCCAGCCGGACCACAG ccaaagaaaaaaacctcCCGTTTTTTTACGGAACAATGGCACCTGGCCCAAGCCCGTTCTACCCCTGGTTCTACCCCTGGttctcccccctccacctctgACACCTTGAGACAG CGCTATGTCAGGATGTACACAGGTGGCATTAGCTCATTGGCTGAGCAGATAGCCAATCAGCTTCAATCTCAGCGAGATCCTAAGCCTTTACCTGAAAAGAGGGACTTG ggcTCACTCAGAAAAGAGTTCCCCGCCAACATTGGGGGCAGCGACGTGTGTTTCTTCTGCCGTAAGCGTGTGTACGTGATGGAGAGGCTGAGCGCAGAGGGGAAGTTCTTCCATCGCAGCTGCTTCAAGTGTGAATACTGTAGCACCACGCTACGACTGTCCTCCTACGCCTTCGATGTGGAGGACG GGAAATTTTACTGCAAGCCTCACTTCTGCTACCGCCTGTCTGGCTACGCTCAGAGAAAGAGGCCTGCTCCCTCCCCGACTCAAATCATTGCTAAG GAGAACCAGGCGCCCCAAACTCCCACGACGACCGAGGATGCCCCCGGGAGGTCGatggcggcagcagcagcgcccTTGGCCGAGCTCCAGCCCTCAG CACCGGTGGCCAACGGACTGCAGGAGCCCAGCCTCGCTAAACGTCTGCGGGGAACTCCGGAGCGCATCGAGTTGGAGAACTACCGTCTGTCcatgcagagggaggaggagctggaggaggtgcCTGAGGAGACGCTGGCAGAACACAACCTCAGCAGTGTGCTGGACAAGGCCACAGACGCCGACCTGGGCTCCAG TAGCTCAGAGtcagacatggaggaggaggacgagcagGAGGATCAGGATCCGGAGGAGGTGGAACAGCAGCCTCTCAGCCCTTCAGACCTCGGCGGCGTTCCCTGGAGGGAGGCGGTAGAGCTCCACTCCAAACTGAGAGgcgacgaggacgaggacgaggacgaggctCTGGCCGATGCAGTCAGCAGAGACCGGGAGGTAGACGAAGACGATGAAGAGtatgaggaggaagacgaggacgaagacgacgacGAGTCGAGCGATG AGGGGGACTACTGCCCGTGGGATAGAGAGCTCCAGTCAGGCCTTTGGCTTGAGAAGCACCTCACAGATGAAGACGATGTTGGTACATTTAAAG CCAGGAACCTACAGATCCAACAAGTCCTGCAGCCTGTGGATCCCCAGGCCATTCCAGGTTTGGTGAGAACACGCCCGGACTCTGAGGCAGACAAGGAGGGCCAGCTGGCCTCAGCCTCCCTACTCTCCCAGCCCTCTGAGCTCACGCAGCCCTCCTCCGCAG CCCCCGCCCACACATCCGCCCGACACGAGGCAGTGAGAGTCTGGTTGGAGTCCATGTCTGGAG AGCCCTGTGAGGATGGAGATTTGGAAGCAGAAGCAGACAGTCCAGATATTGAGCCCGGTACAGAGATGGATCAGG ATGACATCCCTTCGGATGCAGAAGCTGAGGCTCGTTTGCAGCAGTCGGAGCGGGCTGCAGTGCTTCCTGAGGAAGACAGGAAATTAGAAAGTGTGAAAACGGCCTCCAGTATTG AGCCGTCCGGCGTCGGCCCCATTCAGAAAGAAGATGTTGTTCTTTCCCAACTCAAACCATCTCCAGAGCCCCAACCACAG ATAACGCCGGTGAAGTCTCCCGGCACGCGCTTCTTCCCGGAACCGTTCACACCCGAGGAAAGGAAGACTGAGGGCtcaactccttctccttctccagccgCCAGGAGCCCACTGTGTCCTTCGCCTGCTCCAGTCCACGATCCGTCCTCTGGCCCTTCTCCTACTCTTGCTGCTGCCGCCTCCCCTGTCAACGTCCCTGCCTCATCTCCAATAAGTTCAGTCATCAAATCACCCATCAACTCTCCAGTCATCGAGTCACCCGTCAGATCCTCAGTCAAGTCCCCTGCTGGCTCCCCAATCCGCTCTCAGCCCACCCCGCTACCAGAGGCTTGCACACCTAAATCTCCTGTCTACCCTCCCCGCTCTATTTGCCCTCTCACGGGCAaccccctctccccaatctgtgCTCAGCCTTTGCCGTGCCAGGAACCCTCGTCGCCCCTCACCTCGGACTCTCCCGTCAGAAATCAGCCTGTCCCCGGCGTCACTTCGACGCCCATGACTAACACGGACATGGGCACGCCTGAACCCTCCACGTGCATAGATTCCTCGACGGAGGAAACTCCATCGAAAAAGACGGATATCATTGAGGAGTTTTGGTTGAAGAGTGCTGAGATCAGGAAGAGCCTCGGCCTGACTCCCTTGGACCGCAGCAGTAAAATCTTGGAGAAGAGTGTTGTTACTGCTCCATCGCAGGACTCCACCCCCGTCAAGCCTCAGTCTCCAGACGTACCAGAGGAACAGAAGCCTGCCTTTACAGGCCGAGCTGTCATTCGCAGACTCAACATCACTCTTGAAGGTCAGGTCATCACCCCCCTTGCTCCCGTGGAGCCCAAGAGTAATGGCTCTGATCGGAGGGacctcagcagcagctctggtttGGGGCTGAATGGGAGCACGGCCACGAGCCAGACAGTGAACAGCGATGGCTACAACACGTCGGACTCCATCATGCTCACCCCGCCCTCCAGCCCGCCACCACCCGTGCCTGCGAATCAGTCTCCAGCCGTGCTCAGGCAGCCGAGGCATCAGGTGTCCTGGAGCAACGGAACAGATCAGCCTCCATCCGAGCGTGCCAAAGAGCCGGCAAAAACCAAGAGTCCCGTTCCCGCACCGAGGACCCAACTGAGCCCCGTGTCTGCACCCAAACCTGCGCCCAGGAAGCTCTCCTCGCCTCAGGCGGATCCAGAGCCAGAACCAGCTCCAGTGGTCGTcatgagggagaagaagaagccccGGCCGCAGGAGGTGAGGAAGTCGTTCGTGGAGACGGTGGAGGAGATTCCGTTCGCCGACGACGTGGAGGAGTCCTACGACGAGCGGACGCCAGAAACCAGCATGAACAGGTACTATACTCCACCCACCAGCAAGCCCAGCAGGGAAAGGCCTCCCCTGCATCTGGCTCTAGCGATGGAAAACGGTAAACCCAATATCCCTGTCCACCAAGCCCTTAAGAACCAGAGGGCAACTCAATTCTCCCCAGAGGCCAAGGAGATCGCAGAAGAGAGAATGAAGGCCAGAGAAAAGTCCGTTAAGAGCCAGCTGTTGAAAGACGCCATGGCCAAGCAGCTACATAAAATGAAAGAGTCTGACATCGACAAGGGTGCCTTACCTAAGGTGGCCTGGAGCGTCACCCAAGATGTTGCTGCGAAAAGTAAAAAGTCAGCCGTATCCCCAAATACATCAGCCGTGAAAGCGCTGGAGTCGAAGAAGGCCGAGACTTTACCCGAGCGCTTCTTCAGCAGCAACAAGAGTCTGGACAGCTCCGTGGCTTCGTCAGACGGCTCCTCCGCGAGTAAGAGCAAGAAACGAAGTTCCCTCTTCTCGCCGCGCAAGaataagaaggagaaaaaggcaAAGAACGACAGCAGCAGGCTCTCCGGCACGGACGAGACGCCGCCCAAACACAAGTCCCTGTGGAAGGCCGTCTTCTCGGGATACAAgaaggacaaaaagaagaaggaagataAATCTTGTCCGAGCACGCCGTCCTCGAGCTCCACCACTCAGGGCTctgggaagaagaaaagttCGCCCCTCGGGAAATCATCGG ACTTGAAATCACGCAGAAACTTGAGCTTCTCTGAGGACTCGGACCTGTCCTGTGATGACGTTCTGGAGAGGTCCTCCCAGAAGTCAAAGGCTGAT TCTGTTTATGTCCCTCACGCACTGGCGTTCAAGAGATCGTACGCCACAAAG AAAACCTACACGGAGGAAGAGCTGAATGCCAAGCTGACGCGAAAGGTCCAGAAAGCTGCACGACGGCAAGCCAAGCAGGAGGAACTCAAGAGGCTGCACCGAGCCCAG ATCATCCAGAGACAgctggagcaggtggaggagaagcagaggcagctggaggagaggggcGTCGCTGTGGAGAAGGCTTTGAGAGGAGAAGCAG ACTATTGGGGAGATTCTAATTACAGTGAAATCTTGGACTTGCATCTGGGCG